The window ATCGAAGCAAAATAAATCGTTTCGAAGATATCTTTATTTAAACGTTTGGCCTCATCACTTTCGAAAGGTAAACGCAATAAGATAAAGGCATCAGCTAATCCTTGTACACCTAAACCAACGGGACGATGGCGCATGTTAGAGTTTTCAGCTTCCTGAACTGGGTAATAGTTATGATCGATGATCTTGTTCAGGTTTAAAGTAGCCTGATAAGTTACATCGTATAATTTTTGGTGATCGAAAGCACCGTTAATTACGAAACGAGGTAATGCCAGTGAAGCTAAGTTACAAACTGCAACTTCATCTTTAGAGGTATACTCGATAATTTCGGTACACAGGTTAGAACTCTTAATGGTACCTAAATTTTGCTGGTTGGATTTGCTGTTCGCTGCATCTTTAAACAACATGTAAGGTGTACCAGTTTCAATCTGCGAATCTAAAATAGCAAACCAAAGCTCTTGTGCCTTAACCGTTTTACGGCCACGGCCTTCTGCTTCGTATTTAGCATATAAATCTTCAAATTCTTTACCGAAACAATCTGCTAAACCTGGTGCTTCGTGCGGACAGAACAAGGTCCAATCGCCATTATCTTTAACACGTTGCATAAACAAATCGTTGATCCAAAGTGCATAGAATAAATCGCGCGCACGCATTTCTTCTTTACCATGGTTTTTACGCAAATCTAAAAATTCGAAAACATCAGCATGCCAAGGCTCTAAATAGATTGCGAAAGCTCCTTTACGTTTACCTCCACCCTGATCTACATAACGGGCAGTATCGTTAAATACGCGTAACATTGGGATAATACCGTTACTTGTACCGTTGGTACCGCCAATATATGAACCAGTTGCACGGATGTTGTGAATACTTAAACCAATACCGCCAGCGCTTTGCGAAATCTTAGCAGTTTGTTTTAAAGTATCGTAAATACCTTCAATACTGTCATCCTGCATGGTTAGCAAGAAACATGACGACATTTGAGGTTTTGGTGTAGCCGCATTGAATAAGGTTGGTGTAGCATGTGTAAACCAACGCTCGCTCATTAAGTTATAGGTTTTAATTGCGCTTTCGATATCTTCTTTGTGGATACCAACAGAAACACGCATGAACAAATGCTGAGGGCGCTCAACAATCTGACCGTTAACTTTTAAAAGGTAAGATTTTTCTAAAGTTTTAAAACCGAAATAATCGAAACCGAAATCGCGGTCGTAAATGATAGAACTATCTAAAATATCCTTGTTTTTTTCAATAATCTCATAAACATCATCAGCGATAAGAGGTGCCTCTTTCTGCGCTTTCGGGTCGAAATATTCGTACAACATTTTCATCGTACCCGAGAATGATTTAGTAGTGTTTTTATGCAGGTTAGAAACCGCGATACGCGAGGCTAACAAAGCATAGTCAGGGTGTTTGGTAGTTAACGATGCGGCTGTCTCTGCAGCAAGGTTATCCAACTCCGAGGTAGTTACCCCATCGTATAAGCCTTCGATTACCTTTTTGGCAACATCGATCGGATCTACAAGATCTGAATTTAAACCATAGCAAAGTTTTTGAATACGTGCTGTGATTTTGTCAAATTGCACCGGCTCTTTCCGGCCATCTCTTTTTAGTACGAACATATTTTATGAGATTTAAGTTTTGTTACTGAGTGAATGAGTGAGTTTCGAATGAGAGAATATTAATTACCCCTCCTTACTCCCACCACAATTCATTATTTTATTTATTTCAATTGATGGACGGAGCATTCACCCATTCCATCATTCTCTAATTCAAAATTCTACCTAGAAGTCTTCATCTAAAGAAAACGCCTGGGCTTTGTTATCGGCAGAGGTTAATACACCACTTTTCTGATAATCGCCAACACGTTTTTCGAAGAAGTTGGTTTTACCCTGAAGCGAAATCATTTCCATAAAATCGAAAGGATTGGTTGCATTGTATATTTTTTTGTAACCTAATTCCTGTAACCACCTATCGGCCACAAACTCAATGTACTGGCTCATTAATTTTGCATTCATACCAATTAAGGCAACCGGCAATGCATCGGTAATGAATTCTTTTTCAATTTCTACTGCATCACTGATAATAGAGTGAACTTGTTCTTCGCTCAACTTATTGCTCAACATGCTGTACAACAAGCAGGCAAATTCGCAGTGAGAACCTTCATCTCTCGAGATCAGCTCGTTACTAAAGGTCAAGCCTGGCATTAAACCACGTTTCTTTAACCAGAAAATAGAACAAAAACTTCCGCTGAAGAAAATACCTTCAACCGCAGCAAAAGCCACTAAACGTTCGGCAAAAGTTCCGTTTTCAATCCAGCGTAATGCCCATTCAGCCTTTCTTTTTACAGCCGGAACGGTATCGATAGCATGGAATAAACGATCTTTTTCTTCCGGATCCTTAATATATGTATCAATTAACAGCGCATAGGTTTCGGCATGAATGTTTTCCATCATAATCTGGAAACCATAAAAGCAACGTGCTTCGGGCAATTGAACCTCGCTCATGAAGTTTACCGCAAGGTTTTCGTTTACAATACCATCACTAGCAGAAAAGAAAGCAAGAATATGAGAAATGAAATGTCTTTCGCCATCATTTAAATTATCCCAGTGTTTCTGGTCGTCAGAAAGATCAATCTCTTCTGCTGTCCAAAAACTAGCTTCGGTCTTTTTATACATTTCCCAGATTGCCGGATACTTAATTGGCAAAAGCACAAATCTGTCTTTGTTTTCTTGTAGTAATAATTCCTGTTCCATACGCTGATGTTTTTAAATCTAATTTTTAACAGAGCCGACAAAGGCACGCATCCATCAATTTTATATGATGATTGTAATGTCTTTTATCAAAACGCTGTAGTGAAAGTGCTAACCCTATTACCTGGCAACAACTTGGTTTTTAGTTCGGAAAATTTAAAATTGCAATCTGAGAGATATACGCATAAATTACTAAAAACTAAGCTTTTATATTTGTTTTCAAGTGCAAGAAGTTAAAGAACTTTGTTATAACAAATATATATACGGTGGCCCTTTTTAGTGAACCAAAGTTGTTAACACCCTGCCCTGATGCTGGGGAAAAACGATCAGCCTAATATCATTTTCAAGCCAAAAAAAAGCTAATTGTTTCTTTTAAAGGGTTTAACAAACAAAAAAGAGTGTTAATAACTTAAATTCGAGGGGTGTTTTAAGCTCAAAATAGAGCTAAAAAGAGTACTACTCAACAGTATAACTGAGGTTAACTTTAGCAATGCCTTTACGGTAGATACCAATCTGTTTAGCAGCGCGTTCTGACAAATCTATAGCCAATCTTTTAGAGAAAGGACCACGATCATTTACCTTTACAATTACCGATTTTCCGTTAACGGGGTTGGTTACGGTAACCAGTGTACCAAATGGGAGAGTACGATGTGCGGCAGTGAGTTTTTTTGATCTATAGCGGGCTCCGCTCGTGGTGCGGTGGCCTTCAAATTTTCTGTGGTAATAAGTGGCGAGAACTGTTTTTTTAGTACTGTCCGTTTCATTTACTGATGACGCGGAATCTTGTGCATTACTGTGTAAAAACAAGAACAAACTACTTAATAACAGAAGATACTTCATAGGCTAAAATTCTTTATCGAGCCCGCAAATATAAGCATTTAGTTTAAAATGAAGCTGTTAATTGGCTTTTCACCTGTAAACGATGAGCTGTTAACCGAAATACCAGACCAGGATTACAGGTGCGAAATCGCGGCCTAACATTGCGCTAAGTACGATTTTGGGCTGTTGAAAAAAACCTGGTCTGGTGCGGTAATTTATTTCATTTCGCGCTCTAAAACCGGAATTAAAAAGCGTGATAAGGCCGGAGTACGGTGTTCCTGCTTACTGATTTTAATCATTTTTTCGACAATATCCGGATGTTTTGCAGCCAGGTCATTTTCTTCTTTGACATCGTTCTCCAGATTGTACAAAGCCCACTTCGCATTGCCTTTGAGCATATTTAAACGCAGCCCTTTCCAGTTGCCCAAACGGATAGCTTGCTGGCCACCATATTCAGGATATTCGAAATACAAATACGGATGGATGTTTTTCTGCTGCTGTCCCAATAAAGTTGGCAAAATGCTGATCCCGTCGACATCCTTTGGCGTGTTTAAACCAAGTAGATCGCAAAAGGTAGGCATCATATCCATGGTAGAGGCAATCAAATTGCTTGTACTGCCTTGTTTTACCTTACCTGGCCATGAAACTATAAAAGGTTCGCGGATGCCACCTTCGTGCACAAAACCTTTACCCCAGCCAAAATTGCCATTAAATGGCCCGGCACTATTAAAAAAGGCTGGATCTACACCCGCATTAAATGCTACACCGTTATCGGCCGAAAATAAAATGATGGTATTATCGTACACGCCTTTCGCTTTCAATTCATTAATTAATTCACCTACCTGTCTATCCAGCAAAGTTATCATCGCTGCGTAGGTAGCACGGGGATAGCGGCATGGAAAATAAGAGCCATCGCCCAAAAATGGTTTTTCATCGCCAAATTTCTGATGGTAATAAGCTACCAGATCTTTTGGAGCCTGTAATGAAACGTGTGGCAATGGTGTTGGGTAATATAGGAAAAACGGCTTGGCGGCGTTTTTATCGATAAATTTTAAAGCTGCTTTGATCAAAAAATCAGGTGCATAATCTTTCTGCGCATATTTTTCATAATTTTTCTCGTCCAAACTGTCCAGTTCTTTAGGGAAAGTCACTGTAGGTGCCTGTATTTTATTGTCTAAAGGTACCCTGTTTTCGTTTTCCCACAGGTGACCGCTGTAATAAGTATGATCTTGCCGCTGGCAGATATAGCCATAAAAATAATCGAAGCCTTGTTTTGTAGGGAAACCTGTGGTAAACGGAGCGCCTAACCCCCATTTACCCACCATGCCTGTGGTGTAACCAGCGCCTTTTAGCATTTCAGCTAGTGTAACAGTCGAATCGGGTATCGGGTACTGCCCTTCGAGGTAAGGGTTTTCTTCCATGGCCTTAAAATCCCATACCGGCCCACGCTCGCCCCACTCGTGGTTGCCACGGATAAAAGCTTTTCCGGAGTTTTGCCCCGTCATTAAAATATAACGTGATGGCGCACATACCGGATAGGCATAATGCTGGGTAAACTTCATGCCACGTTTGGCTAAAGCATCCAGATTGGGGGTTTCGATTTTGTCCTGCCCGTAACACCCCAACTCACCGTAGCCCATATCATCGGCCAGGATATAAACGATATTTGGTTTTGCCGCTTTTGGTTGAGTAGTTTTTTTAACTGCTTTTTGGGCAAATGCCGAACAAAAGACAAATAAGACAAGGGTTAACAGTAAAATTTGGCGTTTCATTAATCCTGATTTTTTGGTTTGCATTGGTTAGTACCACTAAAATAAGGCATTAAAAAAACTTCTGTATGCTTAAAAACGGGCGCAAACGATTGACCATTTGAATTATTACAAAACGCCATAAAAAAAGGTGTACAGCTCATTGCCGTACACCTCTACCTAACCCTACTATACCCACCTTATTTCTTATCGGGCACAAAATTCATGGAAATCGAGTTTACACAATGACGGGTGTCTTTATTGGTAAAGCCTTCTCCCAAAAATACGTGACCTAAGTGTGCGCCACAATTGGCACAAACAATTTCTGTACGCGATCCATCTGCATCAGGAATGCGTTTTACAGCACCTTTAATTTCATCGTCGAATGCTGGCCAACCGCAGTGCGCATCGAACTTGCTTTCTGAGCGATACAAGGCCGCATTGCAGCGTTTGCAGGTATAGGTTCCTTTATCTGTGGTATGCTCGTATTTGCCTGTTCCCGGATATTCAGTGCCTTTATTTACAATCACTCTTTCTTCTTCGGGTGTTAATGGATTCCAGTTCATTTTTTTCTTGGGTATAATTTGTTCTGTTTCCTTTGCCTGTTTTGCTTCTTTCTTATCCTGTTTTTGTGCACAGGCCGAAAGCCCTGTAATCAAAACAACAGCCGAAACTAAAAATAGTTTATTTAACATCGTTCTCATGTTACAATATACGTTAAAGCTATAGGTTTTGGTTTGCTGTTTCAACTGTTTGTATTAGTGTTTACTTCACCCTGACAAAGCTTGTAGTGACATGTCTACTTACATTATTAACCACCTAAGACACCTAAGTGCATATGAGTGTTAACAAAAAACGCTACGCTCTTCGTGCCTCTCTTTGTACGCTCAGTAATTATACAATCTCAAACCTAAAACTTTGTGTGCTTTGCGCTCTTTGCTGTTAAAACCAGACAATAAACAAAAAGCGCTCCGAACCTAATCGAAACGCTTTTCTTTATATAAATTTTAAAAATCTTACTTCGCTAATTCTTCTGCCATTGCAGCACCGATTTCAGCAGGACTTTCTACTACACGGATACCACACTCAGCCATAATTTTCATTTTAGCAGCAGCAGTATCATCAGCACCGCCAACAATAGCACCAGCGTGCCCCATTCTACGTCCCGGAGGCGCAGTTTGACCAGCGATGAAACCAACAACAGGTTTAGTACCGTGTTCTTTGATCCAGCGTGCAGCCTCTGCTTCCATTCCACCACCAATTTCACCAATCATGATGATACCGTGTGTTTCAGGGTCGTTCATTAATAATTTAACAGCTTCAACAGTTGGCGTTCCGATAATTGGGTCGCCACCAATACCAATAGCTGTAGTAATACCTAAACCAGCTTTTACAACCTGATCTACGGCTTCGTAAGTTAAAGTTCCAGATTTAGAAACCACACCTACATTACCTTTTTTGAAGATAAAACCTGGCATGATACCAATTTTAGCCTCATCAGCAGTGATAATACCAGGGCAGTTAGGGCCAATCAAAGTAACATCACGATCAGCAATATATTCTTTTACCTGAATCATATCCTTAGTTGGGATACCCTCAGTAATACAAACAATTACTTTAATACCACCTTCGGCAGCTTCCATAATCGCATCAGCAGCAAAAGCCGGTGGTACGAAAATGATCGATACATTTGCTCCCGTCTTATCAACGGCATCTTTAACAGTATTAAAAACAGGCTTATCTAAATGTAATTGCCCACCTTTGCCAGGCGTTACACCACCAACTACGTTTGTACCATACGCCAACATCTGTTCTGCGTGGTAAGTTCCTTCGTTTCCGGTAAAACCCTGAACGATAACCTTAGAATCTTTATTTACTAAAACGCTCATGTATCAATTTTTTTTGTGCAAAGCTAATATTATTGAGTGGAAAGTCAAACCGAAAAGCATATTATTTGCCCCGTTTTTTCAGGAAAATGTAAGGAATTGGTTTATGGCTGCCAAAGGCCTGCTATATGTTTTATCCCTGTATATAGCCTGTACTGTTTTTATCGAATTTAGGGACGAAGGATAAATGTCTTTTTGATGCGCTATAAGGAACAAGTCTTTCGGTTGTAAGCCCGACAAGAACAGGCAGCCTCCGGTTTATGCTATCGGAGCTACAGTGGATGGCAGGGCTAAAGGCTTCTTGGAACTACAAATCGCTCATTTCCAAATAAAAAAATATTTCTTTGATTAGGAAATGAACAGTTCATTTCTTTTGGAGGGCTTCAGTCTCGCTCTCCATTCTTTCCGATGAAAAATCGGAACCACTTAGATCGGGTTTAGTAACAAAGTTTAGATGCTTTTGGCAACATCAATGCAAAACACCTAAATTTACGTTTAAAGCTTAAAGCAGATACAAAAACGAACCAAATGAGCAACCATGCATTAGCATTACTATTTTTTACTTTCTTTATTTCTACTGCTGCTAAGGCCCAAACAGCCGATACCACTAAGTATATTTTGCAAAACGATGTTGAAGTAGCCAAAACTGAACCTGGCACACACAATGGAGGTGGCGAAACCATCGGTTTTAATTTCTTCGCACAGGCTAAAAACCTCAAAACCATTTTCAGAAAGCGTATTTTAAAACCGGGCTCTTCCATCGGTTACCACCTGCAAAAAGAAGATGAAATTTATTATGTCATTAGCGGTAAGGGTAAAATGAAAATGAATGGTAAGGTTTTCTCTGTTAAACCAGGTGATGCCATTTTAACAAGGCCGGGCAGCTCGCATGGTATTGAGCCTGATGCGGGTAATGATCTGGTTATTCTGATTGCATATGAGAAGAAATGATATTCTTAAGTCGGGATTACAAATCCCGACTAACACAACAAAAGAGATCGTCATACTGAATTTATTTCAGGGTCTCTTTTTAGAGAGACCCTGAAACAAGTTTAGCAAGACGTTATGTTTAAGTTTTGATTTTTATTGCGGAAACTCCAAACTTATTTCCATCCTTTAGCCCAGGCTTCCTGTGCTTTTTCGTCATGGAAAGTCCAGGCTACAAAACGGCTTATTTTTTGGCCCTGGCTCATTTGAACTGTTCTTACTTCAAAAGCATTTACCTTGATTAAGGCATTATAAATACTTTTTAGGTTGGCACTTTTCGATACCAAGGAGGTAAACCATAAAACCTGGTTTTTAGTCTGCTCACTTTGGATGATCATCTGCTCTACAAAAGCACGTTCGCCCCCAGGACACCAAAGCTCGGCCTTATTACCACCAAAGTTTAATACGTGCTTTACTTCCTTTTCGCCACCACCAAGGTTACGCCATTTTTGACGGGTACCCTGCTCTGCCTCTTTTAACGAAGCGTGGAAAGGTGGATTACAAACTACTGCATCAAAGCGCTCGTTTCTACCTACAATCCCTCTAAAAATACCCATTTTAGAACCTTGCAAACGCGGTTCAATTGCGCCTTGTAATGATTTATTAGCATCAACAATCCTTTTTGCAGCTTCAACCGAAAGTGGATCGATATCTGAACCTACAAAACTCCAGCCATACTCTCTGTGCCCGATAATTGGGTAAATGCAATTGGCACCAATACCAATATCCAGCACATTTACAGTGGGTCCGGTTGGATTTTTTCCTTTATTGCTCGAGCCTAAAAGATCGGCAACGTAGTGAATATAATCGGCCCTGCCCGGAATAGGCGGACAAAGGTAATCTTTTGGAATATCCCATTGCGAAACATCGTAATAATGTTTCAACAAGGCTCTGTTTAATGCTTTTACGGCATTTTGATCAGCAAAATCGATAGAATCGTCGTTGTGTTCGTTTTTAAACACAAACCGCTTTAATTCTTTAGATGCAGCAGTAAGTTGTTTGAAATTGTAACGCGAACGGTGTTTGTTGCGTGGGTGTAACTCGCTTTTTTCTTTGCGGTTATTTTGTTCTTCTTGAGCCAATGTGATTTGGTTTAACTAAACATGCTGTGTTGCCTGTTTCTGCTACAAAGGTAGCTAAAAAAGGCGAAAGGCATGAAGGTGGAAAGCAGAAGGCGTTAAAGCGTATTCGGAGCGGCTTTAGTTTATCCCTCCGTCTTGCTGATGCGATAGTTATCTGACTTGTTCAGCATCTCTCAGGGTAAAACAATTCTCCAGGAAATTAGAGTCCCTGAAATACCCGTCCGATCGGCCGGGCGGAAATCCGATAGCTATCGGATCAGGGTGATGATTGTGATAAACAAGCTCCAAACTGAGCACTCCAAACTCCCAATTAACTCTCCTCTCCTTTTTCGATCATTGCAGGCTGAATGGCTTTCAAATATTTCTCCTGATCGAACTGGTTTTCGCTTTTGGCAATTACAATGGTAGCCACACCATTGCCAATTACGTTCGTAATCGCCCTGGCCTCGCTCATAAATCGATCTACGCCAATCAAGATAGAAATGTGTTCGATCGGCATAATTTTTAATGCCGTAAGGGTTGATACGAGTACAATGAAACCACTTCCAGTAACACCTGCAGCCCCCTTTGAGGTAACCATGAGCACCCCTAAAACTGTAATTTGCTGCCCCAGCGTTAAATCAACATGAAAAACCTGGCAAAGAAATATCACCGCCATGGCCAGATAAATTGCTGTACCATCGAGGTTAAAAGAATAGCCGGTTGGGATAACCAAACCCACCACCGATTTATCACAGCCAATGCTTTCCATTTTCTGCATCATACTGGGCAAGGCCGATTCGGAAGAAGAGGTACCCAATACAATTAAAATCTCCTGACGGATATATTTAAGGTACTGCCAAAGACTAAACTTATAGTACCTGCAAATTCCATTTAAAATAATAAAAATAAACAAAATGCAGGTTAAATATACCGATCCCATTAACTTGGCCATCCCAATAATGCTTTGCAAACCATGGGTACCGATACTAAAAGCCATACCGCCAAAAGCACCAATCGGCGCCAAACGCATAATCACTTTCATTATTTTAAACAGCACCTTCGAGATTTTATCAAAAGCGTTTAAAACCACTGTGCCTTCGCCCCCTAATTTGTTTAAGCCATAGCCAAAAAGTATGGCAAACAATAAAATTTGCAAAATATTGCCTTCAGCAAATGAAGCGATGATGTTATGCGGAATAATGTGGAGAAAGAACTCGGCCCAGTTCATATCCTTAGCCTGTTCGGCGTAACCGGCAATTTTTGTGGTATCGCCGGCTTTCGCAACCATGCCTGCACCTGGCTTTAAAATATTGGCTACCAATAAACCGATAGCAATGGCAACCGTACTTACAATTTCGAAATACAATAAAGCTTTGCCGCCTACCCGGCCTACTTTTTTCATATCGCCCATGTACGCGATACCCAAAACAATGGTAAAGAATATGATCGGAGCAATTAGCATGCTAATCAGGTTAATAAAGCCCTGACTGATTAGTTTAGCTGTTGGCGCAAAGCCCGGAAAGTAAGCTCCTACGTTAATACCTATTATAATGGCTACAATAACCTGAAAGGTTAAATTGGAAAAGATTTTTTTCATGAATTACTTTGCCTTACTTATAAATACTTACTTCAATCTTTCCTTCGGCTGTAATTGCACCGCGATACATGCCGTCAGTATTAAAAGGCATGGTCATATTTCCTTGCTTGTCTAAAGCAATTAATCCTCCATTGCCGCCCATTTTACCTACTTTATCTAAGGCAATTTTTGAAGCTTTGACTACTGAAAGTCCTTTGTATTCCATTAAATCGGAAATGGTTTTGGCCACTACATTACGGATATAAAACTCACCCCAACCGGTACACGAAATACCCGCAGTTTCATTATTGCAATAGGTGCCTGCACCAATAATTGGGGCATCGCCCACGCGACCATATTTTTTATTCGTCATACCGCCAGTTGAAGTTCCCGCAGCTAGGTTACCTGCTTTATCCAGCGCCACGCAACCTACTGTACCAAACTTATAATCCAGGTTTTTCACCCCAAAGAGCTCAGACTTCTTACTACCATGATCGAGCACGGCCTTGGTTGAATCTTCTTGAATTGCTTTTTGCAAACCTTCCCAACGCTCTTTTGTCCAGAAATATTTTGGATCTACAATCTCTAAACCGACCTCTTTAGCGAAAAGATCAGCACCTGCACCAACCAGCATTACATGTTCAGATTTCTCCATTACTGCCCTGGCCGCCGAAATTGGGTTTTTAATGGTGGTAACACCTGCAACAGCTCCGGCCATCAGGGTTTTCCCGTCCATAATAGCTGCATCTAGTTCGTTGCGGCCATCGTGGGTAAAAACAGCGCCCTTACCAGCATTAAAATGTGGATCGTTTTCCAACACATGAATGGTAGCTTCTACCGCATCTAAACTGGTTTTACCTGCTTTAATTTGCTCATAGCCTGCCTGCAAGGCCTGGGTTAGGACGGCAATATAGGCAGCCTCTTTCTCCGCGCTCATGTTCTTTTTTAAAATGGTACCGGCACCGCCATGAATAACCATTACATATTTTTGTTGCGCCGAAACATTAACTGCCAGCACCAACAACATAAACAAGCTAAGTATTTTGAAAAATTTCATCTCCTTACAGGGTTTAAGAAGCTGTTAAATTAAGAAAATAACAGGGAATAACA is drawn from Pedobacter sp. HDW13 and contains these coding sequences:
- a CDS encoding isoaspartyl peptidase/L-asparaginase family protein, with product MKFFKILSLFMLLVLAVNVSAQQKYVMVIHGGAGTILKKNMSAEKEAAYIAVLTQALQAGYEQIKAGKTSLDAVEATIHVLENDPHFNAGKGAVFTHDGRNELDAAIMDGKTLMAGAVAGVTTIKNPISAARAVMEKSEHVMLVGAGADLFAKEVGLEIVDPKYFWTKERWEGLQKAIQEDSTKAVLDHGSKKSELFGVKNLDYKFGTVGCVALDKAGNLAAGTSTGGMTNKKYGRVGDAPIIGAGTYCNNETAGISCTGWGEFYIRNVVAKTISDLMEYKGLSVVKASKIALDKVGKMGGNGGLIALDKQGNMTMPFNTDGMYRGAITAEGKIEVSIYK